In Granulicella mallensis MP5ACTX8, the sequence AAGGGCTGGAAGTAGTCATAGCGAACGCCCATGTTCAGGGTCAGGTTTGCGCTTACACGCCAGTCGTCCTGAAAATACGCACTGCGATACCAGCGTTGATCGTGTACCAACGAGAAGTTTGAAACCGAAGCCGTATCCATCTGGTCGAGCAGGAAGTCAGCCCCGCCAAAGCCGGAGTGGGCTTGATTGGCTTGATCTTCCGTGTATTTGCCGTCGAACTTGTAGTACCCACGTGCCTGCGGTATCTGCAGAGTCTGAATACGAATCCTCTGTAGATTGAATCCGACCTTCAGGCTGTGCTTGCCAATCGTCTTGGAGACGTTGTCCAGAAGTTGAGCCACGTTTTCGAATTCGTTGGTAGGAAGATACTGGGCTGAGCCGAAAGAGGTAGGATTCGGATTGGTGCTGGTTCCGAGGTTTTGACCACCGCCAAAATCGAAGAAGGGCAAACCGCCATTTCCTGCCTCGAAGGGAATACCCCCGAGCCCAAACTGGGGTGAAAGATCCGTATTCGAGTTTGGCTGTGCATACTGCGCGTTGATCCAGTTATAGCCAACACGAAACTCGTTGGCCAAAGTCGACGTGAAGAAGTGCGTCTCCGAGAGAGTGAACTGGCGTGCCTTGTCGGTGACGTTGCCACTCGTGCCGAAGCCTGAACCATCGAGTATGCCGAAGGGGCTTGGATAGGTTTGCTGTTCATTGACTACGCTGTATTTAGTAAAGATCTGATCTTTCTGGCTTAGGTTCCAGTCCAGGCGTCCATCGTACTGGACGGTGTTGTCCTTCGCTCCGCCCAGAAACTGATAGTTGCTGTATGTCTGGCCGGGAGCACCAAAGTTCGGGGCGGGGAGAAGGTTGAAAAGTCCCTGCGCGACGGTGTCGATTTGGGCTGGGCAAATGACATTGATCTGACCGTTGCACTGTAGCGGTACAGGGTGGGGATTGATGCTGCTGTCTGTACCCGCTGCGTAGAGGGTCTTCGGGCTGCCGCCTGTATCCGTAGCACTCAGCAGTTCGCTGAAGTCACCCGTTCTCATCTTGAGGGTGGGAACTGTATTGATGGAACTCTGACCGAAGATAACGCGATTCCCTTCCACATCGCCGAAGACAAAGAGTTTGTCCTTGAGGATCGGTCCGCCGATGGCTGCGCCAAACTGGTTCTGGCGATACTTCGGTTTGGTGGCTTCAAAATAGTCACGGGCATTAAGAATGTCGTTCCGCCAGTACTCCCACAGAGTGCCGTGAATCTGGTTGGACCCGGATTTCATACTCGCGATCACCACGGCACCGGCTGCCCGGCCAAGCTCCGCGTTGTAGCTGGACGTCTGAACTTTGAATTCAGCAAGCGATTCAGGAATCGGCTTGATGACGTACATGGCGCCGCTTGGTTCATCGACCAACATGGCATTGTTGTCGACGCCATCAAAGATGTAGTTATTTTGCCCGGTCCGTTGGCCGTTGGCTGAAAAATCACCACCGTTCGTGCCGCGGGTTCCTTGTGCGGCTGGAGCCACTCCAGGAGTAAGTTGTGCGATGAAGATAGGATTGCGGTTCACCAAAGGCGTCTGGACGATTGCCGCCGCTGAGATAGTGGCTCCCGTGGAAGAGTTATCTGTCTGCAAGGCTGCAGGATCGGTGGTGACCTCAACGGTCTCGGTAACAGAACCGGCCGCAAGCGTTATCGGCACCTCAATACGTGCGGAAGCATTGACGACAAGTCCCTTTTGTTCGGCCTTGGAGAAGCCCTGCGCGGAGACAGTGACCTTATAGCTGCCGATTTTGATCGGGGTAAAGGTAAAGATTCCCTCGTTATCGGACTTGCGGACCAGGGAGAGCCCTGTCGCTTCATCGACCAGGGTGACAGTGGCGTTGGGGATGGAAGCGCCGGTGCTATCGTGCACCGTTCCAGCAAGCGTGCCCTGATCCAACTGGGCATAGGCTGCAGTTCCGCTCAGCAGGGCGGAGACGATCGCAAAGAGGAATATAAAAAGGCTCAACTTAAAAGAGCTTTTTTGAAGATGCTGAGTTGGATTGGAGAGAGATTGATTCCACAACTGACGAAACTGCAAGCTTGTTTTAGAGAGCGTGGTCGATCGCGTTGAGCAAGCGATATAAGAAGTTTGCGCGGTCTTTAGATCCCTCATCGATGTTGGGACTCCTGAAATTTTGAAGAAATCTATTGGCCGGGAGCTTATAGGCCCCGTCAAGTTCTTGTCAATTGCGTAACCGTTTACCCATGTGCAAAACCCCATATCGTAACCGCTTACGTGACCTCTCGGCATCCACCGAATACCCGCAATCGATGAGTCAGAACTTCCGCCCTTAGATGTCATGGCGGCGTTCATGGCTGTCTAACGTTTTGCTAATTTTTAGGTGTCTTATAGGTCGATAACATGTCCGGCATAGCAGCGCATTTCACGACGCATAGAGAGGCGCGAATCGGAAGAGCATGGTTCAGTCGGCCACGCTGTATCGTGAGGCACGGATTGGAAGGACATGTTCCCCTATCGCCACAATGTATGGGGGAGCACGAACCGGAAAGGCACGGTTTCGACCGTGCCCTTCCGGTTCGTGTTGGGCCTAGGGGATAAGCAGAAACAGTTGCACTTTACGCTAGGAGTAGCTCTTGGAAGCGAAGTGCGGGTACGGCGCACCAGACCTAGATTAGAGATACGGTTCTACATCTAAAGGGAAAATGGCTGTGAGCGCATTGAGCGTCACAGCCACTGTCAACTTGGTCCTATTTCGGGTCTGTACATATCTTCGACTCGTAATAAGAAGCTAAACTTCGAGTCTGAATTGTAATGTCTGCGCTTTCGCGCTTAGCTGGTGACCAGTTCTGTACGGTGGTAGCAGCCTCTTCCATGCTCTCTCGCAGAGCTTGGATACGGTCTACGACTGGCATCGCGACGCTCATATCATTCTCCCTCAGCTATCATTCTTTCCTTCATTGTTCGATTCTGCTAGATCTAGAGGAAGTTGCTCAAACGATCTCTTTAAACGAGCGATCGCTCTTGTTTCTCTCTCTACATACGAAATTGACACCATCGAAGAACGAAGTTGCGTTCTGGACCTCTGCCAATTGATCGCGTGGCCATTATGCAGCTTCCGGTCCACTTCTTGACTGTATACCGGTTTGGTCGTGAACAACGCAGAATATTTACTCGGACTGATGCCAACAAAAGGCACGAAGGGAACGGCATACGGATTGCTACGACTTCTAGCGGACTCACCAAGCTGAATCGCATCAGCATGCAGCTCTTTCGCTTTGCTTTTCGGATACGGTTCAATATAAACAACCTTTGAGATACCCGCTCCGATGATGTGACGAGCACAGTTATGGCAAGGGAAAGTTGTCGTGTAAAGGGTTCTTCCAACAGTCGAAATGCCCTTTCGGGCACAAGACAAAATAGCCTCCATCTCTGCATGGACCGCGCGTCCGAACTCCGTAATAGAGAAGAGCGATGTTTTCTTTACCGCTCCTCGGATTCTTGGATCCTTCCCAACATCATCAGGAAGAGCTCGCATGATTTCATCGAGAATGAGATTTTTCCGTTCATCGTTCGAGTCGAGGCCCTTGAGGTGATCTCTCTCGTCTCCCTCATCTCTTTCCCAGTATTGGCCCCCGCCAGCCTTCGGGACCTCGTTACACCCAACCGATAAAATATCTCCATCTTGAGAGGTGATCGCCGCGCCAACTTGTCGCCCGAATTGTGCAGAGCGAAGTGAGGCAGAATACGCCATGAACATAGCCTGCTCATCGCGGGTCGGGGTCTTGTATGGATGAGAAAAAAGAACATCAAGAAATCGACCAAGTTGACGTTTCCAATCATCGCCGTTTCCACCAACGTCGAGAAACACGTCTGACAAGTGGAAGGCTTCCCGTGTACGCTGTCCACCATCTTGATGATCATGGGCGTCCGTATGGACGAGTTCTTTCGCTTCATCAACTGTCATATTTTTATGGCGATGAAGATGCTTTACTCTCTCTTCTTCTGGAGCGAACACCCCGATCAAATGGAATCCGTGTCCATACACTGAACGGAGATATGCTACTTCTTCAGATCTCTTCAGGGTAACTAGGATATGCGCTTCGTTAAGAAGCGCTTCCCCAGGAGCCTTTTTCTTCCGCGCAGACGCAATTTGGTTAACCGCCGCCAATGCCAGCATCGCGTTCTTCTCTTCATCTGTCGCTCTACTGTTGAATTTTCTGTATACCTCATTGGCTGCGTCGATTCGAGTTAGTATCCGCTGGTGTTCGGGCGAATCGACAAGATTGCAAACTACGTTGAGCATCTTACTAAAGGGCTCGATAAAATCGCTCAATCGAACGATAGTGGGTTTATATCCAAACTCCCGAAGCTGCGAAGTAAGATTCTCCGCAACCATGTAGGCATCTGTGCCAATGGGCGCGACCAAACCAAAAACTAGTTCTGCGTTTTTCAGGCGTTCATTGCTTTCAGGCATTGACGTTGAACCTATCTAACCTTTAATTATCCCGGCATCAACCACTCGCTTGAAATGCTTCGCAGCCTCATGACAAGCCTTTCGGGTTCTTGCCTTTGATCTTGGCCGTGAAATAGAATGACCAGTCTTCAACCCCATACACCAGAGATCAGCGGCATCTGCCCCAAATTCTGATTCGATAATGATTGTTAGAAGTTCCATGTAGGCATCTAGTTCATGGTCTTTCCAACTTGAGGGATATAAGTAAACATACCGCTGCTTACCTTCTTTATCAGTAACAACCATATGAGGCAGACCTTTCAAAATGATGCCATTGAAAAATGTGCCGTCCATCTGAGTCGCCCTGAGCAGACTACCTTTAAACTCACCAATCTTTGGAAGGAAATCCTTTTCAAAACACTCGAAGCATTTTTGATTATCTTTTACCGGATACTGGGAAGGAGAGTGCACAACTTCTGATGCACGATGCGACATCTCTTCGTAGATCTCATTCCGTCTTGCGCCTCTATTTGAAGCTAGCTGTACAACTGCCTCCCTCACTGGCTGATAGTAACGGTATACAATTCGCTGTTTTGCTTCCAAATCAGCGATTAGTTTTTCCCACCGCCCGGCAGGTGCATTTACAAGCCGACTAAACGGATAAATGTGTATGCTAGGCGCCTGAACAGTAAGCGTAGCCATCCTAGACTCTTGAACCACAAGCTCAACCTTCGGTGCCATATTTGAGACCATGCCTCCATTTGATTGTTGCGAGGTTGTTATTGGGCCCAAATACCAGAGCCCGCCGTAAGGTTAACGGCGGGCTCTCGCACTACCAGTTCTCTAGCTGCAACCACTCGTGCTTCCGCACTCCATGCAGCGATAGCAAGACCCATTCCTCGTCATAATGCTGCCGCAGGTTCCGCACGAAGGAGCATCGCCCATGTCGTACAGATCCTTCATCGCTTCGGCAGCGTGGTAGACGCCACGATCCGCCGTCGCGAGGATGCCTGGACCTGCACCCTCAGCCGTGAGGCCGGAGTTTGCCGTCAGGTCGGGAGCGATTCCCTGCTGCGGCGGTGTGCGGTCGTTGCGCTCGAAGGCTTCGCCGAGCATGGTGTGCTGGGCGGGTTCGGCGCTCTCAGAAGCGTGGGCAGAAGCAAATACAGGAGTCTGCGGCGCTCCGGTCGAGAGGACAGCGTCAGAGGCAGGCTTGAGGCCCGCGAAGAGATCCAACTGCGTTCCGCTGAGGAAGCGCAGCTGCATCCAGCGGAACAGGTAGTCCATGATCGACTTCGCGTAGCCGATCTGCTCGTTGCCCGTCCAGCCCGAGGGCTCGAAGCGGGTGTGTGCGAACTTCTCGCAGAGCAGCTTGAGCGGCACGCCGTGCTGCAGGCACATCGAGATCGCCGTCGCGAACGAGTCCATCAGACCGGAGATCGTCGAGCCCTCCTTTGCCATGCGGATGAAGATCTCACCCGGTACGCCGTTGGGGTAGAGGCCGACCGTCACATAACCCTCGTGACCGGAGAGCGAGAACTTGTGCGTGATCGAAGCCCGCTCCGCCGGCAGGCGGTGGCGCATCGCACGGGGCGGAGCCTGTGCGTCGAGCGCATCGGCGTTCTGCGTCGAGGAGAGCAGCAGCGCCGTGAGCTTGGCTTCGAGCGCGGCAACCTGCTGCTTCACCGTAGCAGTCTCAGCCTGCGAGGCAGCGAGAGCGGCGGCGGAGATCGTCACCTCTTCGTTCACCTTAGTCGAGTCAACAGAGGTGCCCTTCTTATCGGCATCCGTCTGCGCCGCGACGTTCAGCGGCTGGGTGCCCTTGGAGTTGTCGCGGTAGATCGCGACCGCCTTCAGGCCGAGACGCCAGGCCTCGGTGTAGGCCTCGGCGATGTCGTCCACCGAGCAGTCGTTGGGCAGGTTTACCGTCTTCGAGATCGCGCCCGAGAGGAACGGCTGCGTCGCCGACATCATCTTGACGTGGCCAGTCCAGGCGATCGTGCGGGTTCCCTTCGCGGGCTTGAAGGAGCAGTCGAACACCGCGAGGTGCTCCGGCTTGAGGGACGGTGCGCCTTCGATGGTGCCGGTCGCGTCGATGTAGTTGACGATGCCTTCGACCTCGGACTCCTTATAACCAAGCTTGAAGAGCGCGCCGGGGACCGTGTTGTTCACGATCTTGATCATGCCGCCGCCGACCAGCTTCTTGTACTTGACCAGCGCGAGGTCGGGCTCGATGCCGGTGGTGTCGCAGTCCATCATGAAGCCGATGGTGCCGGTGGGCGCGAGCACGGTGACCTGCGAGTTGCGGTAGCCGTGCTTTTCGCCGAGCGCGAGCGCCGTGTCCCAGGCGTTCTGGCTGGCGGCCTTGAGCTCTTCGAGCTGCGGCGCAACAAACGGTTCCTTGGACGACTTCAAGCTCTTGTCGATGTTGTTGACCTCCGCGCGATGCATGCGGATGACGTCAAGGAAGGGCTCGCGATTGACGTAGAAGCCAGGGCAAGCGCCGCCCTGCACGCCGGTCTGCTGCGTGAGCGGGGTCGCTGCGCCGAGCGGCGGGCAGTCGCCGGCGATACGCGCCGACTGGGCATAGGCGTCGCCGCAGAGGATTGCGGTCAACGTCGCGGCATAGGCACGGCCGGCGTCGGAATCGTAAGGCAGGCCGCGATCCATCAGCAGCGCGCCGAGGTTCGCATAACCGAGACCGAGCGGGCGGTAGTCATGCGAGTTCTTTGCGATCTGCTCCGTCGGGTAGCCGGCCGCGTCCACGATGATCTCCATCGCGGTGGTAAGGACAGCCACCGCATGGCGATAGCTGGGAATATCGAACTGGCCGCCGGGCGTCAGGAACTTCAGCAGGTTAAAGCTGGCCAGGTTGCAGGCGGAGTCATCGAGGAACATGTACTCCGAGCAGGGATTGCTGGCGTTGATGCGCGCGGTGTTCTTGCTGGTGTGCCAGCGGTTGATGGTGGTGTCGTACTGCATGCCCGGATCGCCGCACTGCCAGGTGGCCTCGGCGATCTGGTGCATCAGGTCACGAGCGCGGATCTCCTTGACCGGCTGCTTGTCCTTGACGGTGCGCGTGGTGAACATGCCGTCGTTCTCGACCGCCTGCATGAACTCGTCGGTAACGCGGACGGAGTTGTTGGCATTCTGGAAGAAGATCGAGGTGAAGGCCTCGGAGTCGGGGCCGGAGCCGTCGTAGCCAGCCTGCATCAGGCTCCAGGCCTTGCGCTCTTCCTTGACCTTGCACTGGATGAAGTCTTCGACATCGGGATGGTCGACGTTGAGGATGACCATCTTGGCCGCACGGCGGGTCTTGCCGCCGCTCTTGATGACGCCGGCGAAGGCGTCGAAGCCGCGCATGAAGCTGAGCGGGCCGGAGGCCGTGCCGCCGCCCGAGAGAGTCTCCATGGAGCCACGGATCGCCGAGAGGTTCGAGCCTGCGCCCGAGCCCCACTTGAAGAGCATGCCCTCGGTCTTGGCCAGGGTCAGGATGCTATCGAGGGAGTCGTTCACCGAGTTGATGAAGCACGCCGAGCACTGCGGGCGCGTGTAGCCGGTGACGGAGAAGGCAACCTCGCCCTGCGTCGCGTCCCAGTGCCAGTTCTGCGCGTCGGAGTTCGGCTCGAGGCGGTCGCAGCCGACGTTGAACCAGACGGGCGAGTTAAATGCCGCCTTCTGGTTGAGCAGCAGGTGAGCGAGTTCGTCGAAGAAGATGCTGGCATCTTCCTCAGAGGCAAAGTAGCCATCGCGCAGACCCCAGTCGCGGATGCTCTCGGAGACACGGGTGATCAGGGCGCGGACGCCGGTCTCGCGCTCCGGCGTGCCGATCCGGCCGTGCAGGTACTTGCTGGCGACGATGTTGGTCGCGGTCATCGACCAGTCGCTGGGCACGTCGACGTTCTTCTGCTCGAAGATGAGCTTGCCCTTGTAGTCCTGAATGACGGCGTCGCGAAGCTCCCAGGTGAGCTCATCGAAGGGCGAGATCCCGGGTTTGGTGAAATGGCGACTAAATTCCAGACCGCGTGCGCTGGACGTGCGTGTAGATGCCATCGCGGCTTGTTTGCCATTCTGGACGGGGGTGGCGGCGGTGATTGTTTTGGCCATGTTCGATCAAACCTTTCGGGTAAAACTGAAGCTGATTCCTGCAAAATAACGAACACCGATAAACCCAGGTAGCGGGACTTATCGGGTTTAGAAAAAGACTTGGCGGACGAAATCCGGAAGAAAACTTGTCGGGTCGTGATCCGAGAAGAAGACTTGGCGGTCTTTCCAGTGCCTCCAGTGGCGATGCTTTGCCAACACGTTCCTGGCTGCTAAATAAAACGCGCTACGATAACTGGCTGGCAGAGCCAACCAAGGGTCGAAGGTTCCTTTTAAGCGGTGTGGCCGTGGCTACGGGCGCTTCACCAGGAACTGCGGGTGAGCTTGAAAGTACCGCCCCATCTGGTACGAGTCAAGTATAAAACAACAAGATCTAGTGGTGTCGAAGTAGATACTCCCGGGACGCGACGATTCACAGGGTCAACCTCGGTTTTTCTGGGGTTTTCTTGTGGAAAGCTCCGGATAGGTGCGCCGTTTGCGGGTTTTTGTAACCACTCATTCACACGGCTTTCACAGACTATCGCCGTACACAGTCGAGAGCAAGACGCAAGAACAGTGCAATCGTGATTTTTCGGGGTGGAAATGTGGGAAAGGGGGCCGGGATTGGAAACAGGAAGTAGGCAACAGATCAGGGCAAAGCCCGAATGGAAGCTTCAAGCCCTGAGCTTCCTGTTTCCGCGGGCCAAAGCCTTAGATCCGTGGAGGCAGGTGCTTCGTCAGGAGTTTTGGATTTCGACCTTGCGCAGCAGGCGCCAGCAGCCGAAGACGATGGCGGCGGCGAAGACGAAGTGGAGCGCAATCGAAAGATTTGAGGGGGCGTAGTTGAGAGGCCCATTATGACCGGACACCATGAAAATAGCATTGGAGATTCTCTTGGCTGGTCCCCTAACGAGCGACAGAACGCCGATCAAGTTCGGCAGTATACCGAGAGCTCGTAGCTTGTGATTCGGGCTGGTCATGAGCCATCGTTGCGAGGCGGTGAGCGTGTAGCCACAGAGACCGAGAGCGATAGAGGCGAGGTATCGGCGTGGGAATTCGATAGCGGAAAGAAGGTCAAAGAGCCTGGGGTGGGGGCCAAGGGCTGCCGCTGCCGGAAGTCGTTGCAGGATGGCGAGAAGGTGCAGCAAAGAGGGCGCATGGACCAGACGGAGCCAGCCCAAAAGAAGCAGCCAGCCAAGTAACGGAAAGACAGCAACAGCGGCCGTCGCTACAGCAAGAGGAGCCAGGAGCACCGAGGCTCGCGAGACAGGACGAGTAAGCAGAAACAAAGTGTTGGAGCTAGAAGATAATGCGTTCGATCCTTTGAGGCTAAGGCCCATGAAGAAGCCGACAAGGCCGGCGGTAACAGGAAAGTTGAGAAGAACCTGGAAGTCAGTGGGATCGACAGGGCAACCGCAGAAGTGGTGCCAGAAGATACCCATGTCCGTAAGGCTCTCCCCGCTGACCCAAACATGCATGAAAAGCGCAAAGAAAAACGAGACCACAAAGGCGGCGATGAGACGGCGGCGGGCGAGAAGGAGCCAGGGTCGGATCATAGGGTTCCAGGTCCAGTTCAGCGAAGAGCTACGAGGGTTAAGAGCTTAGGGTTCTTGGTGATTGACGAAGTGGAAGTTAGAGTTCCTTGCGTGCGAAGAAGATCTGCGCAAGCCAGAGAAATACAGCCGAAAGAAAAATGGGAATAAATGCATAGAACCAGGGCGGCGGCGGACCGAGGCTGAAGTAAAGAAACAGTACTTCTTTGCAGTGCGCAATAGACAGCCCGAGAGCGCGATGTGCGGCGAGAGAACTCGTTAGACGCTGGACCTCGATCACTCCAAAGTAGATGGCGAGCGAGAAGGCTAAGAGGTACGCATTGCGCACCGTCGACTTCGACAAGGTATTGAGAACGGCGAAGAAGCTGAAGATCAGAGCTGCTGTCGTAAGCAGCGAGAGCATGAGGCGAGGCATCGAGGTTAGAACAAGCTGAATGACGTGGTAAAGGTGGTGAGTCTGCTGCGAGTTTCCGAAAGCAGCAGTACCTCGCCATGTGCTATCGGCAAGTGACGTCCAGACCGGTCCATACACGATCAGCATCAGCAAGAGGGAACCGAGGGCCCCGGAGAGAATGGCAGCCAGCAGTGTAGCGAGAGCTGAACCGATTCGCGCCCAGAATAAGAACTTCCGCGTGAGAGGACGTGTACGGATATAGGTGCCTAGCCGAGGTTCCTGCAGATAGTTGGTCGTAATGATCGACGTCATGAGGCTAAAAAACGCAACCATGATGATCATGAGCCCTAAGCCACGGAGATAACTGAACCAGACCCTCTGCGAATGACTGAATTCCGCATCGAACCGCTCGATCTCCCGGGGCAAAAGACTTGAACTGAGAAAGACGAACATCACCCAGGCACAGATGGTGTAGTACATGCGCGCGGCGCTACGTTGTTCGCGAAGATAGGTGCGCTGCGGAAAGGTAAAGCGGCGGAGAAAAAATCTGGGGGCAGGTTCATCCTTCGGTTCAAAGAGTACCGGCAGTTCCCTGCCGGATTCTTCCAGGGCTCTGTTTGCGCGGCGCTTGTAGACCAGGCGGATGCGTTGATAGATAACGAGCAGGACAAACGGCCCGAGGGTTGCGATCGGAATGAAGAGGAAACCGGGGAAATTCATGCCTCCTCCCTCCCCTCAGCAGTACGGCAGAGCTCCAGGAAGATCTCGTTGAGCGAGAGGGGGCTGGAGTCGAGGATCTCAGCGCCGTTGCGAGTCAGTTCAGCGGCAAAGGCTTCCGGATTGCGCTGCACGACGTAGAACGTAGCGTGAGCTTCTTTCCGCGTACTAAGGATCGACTCGCTGCGAGCTGGAAGCGCGGCTCCGGTCACGGTGAAGCGGCGGAAGCTGGCACGAATGTCGTCGAGCGGGCCTTCGAGGAGAACCTTGCCGCGATCCATGATGCCGATGTGGTCGGCGATCTGTTCGATCTCGGGAAGCTGATGGGTGGAGAGAAAGATCGTGCGGCCTTCAGCGGTGCAGTCTTCCACGAGGAGACGCAGTAGAGAGTCCAGGACAACAGGGTCGAGGCCCGTCGTAGGCTCGTCAAGAATCAGCAGTCGTGAGCGCTGGGCGATGGCAGCAGCCAGCGCCGCTTTGGTCTTGTTGCCGAGCGAAGCACGAGCCAGGACGGTATTGAATGGAAGCTCGAGACGGTCGCAGACTTTGCGAGCGAGGGCGTCGGACCAGGTATCGGGATAAAAGGCCCGGTTAAGCTCAAGCAGCTTGTGAACGGTAAGCGAGCTGGTAAGGGCTTTGTCTTCGGGGACGTAACCGACCTGCTGGAGCACTTTGACGCGTTCGGGGTCTTGGGCCGGGTTGAGGCCGAAGACCTCGATGGAGCCGGAGGTGGGTCGGGCGAGGCCCATTGCCATGCGAAGGGTCGTGGTCTTGCCGGCGCTGTTGCGGCCGAGCAGCCCGTAGATGGAGCCTTCAGGAACATTGAGCGAGAGGCCGTCAACCGCGCGAATCTGCTTGCGGCCGGTGCCGTAGGTCTTGACGAGGGAGTGAGTCTGGAGGGCGAAGGTCGTCATGGATTTCCTGCTGGGTCTTCAGAAGAGGGGGAGGCGTGGGTGCGGCGGGACTGCTCGAGCTCCTGCAGCTCGGAGTCGAGCAGCTTGTGGAGGTCGGCAGAGGAGAGGCGGAGCTGCGAAGCTTCGACGGCCAACTGAGCCACGTGAGGACGCAGGCGGCGAAGCTTTTCGGCCTTCAACAGGCCGGGCCCGAGAGCAGTAAGGCTGGCAACGAAGGTTCCGCCGCCTGGCACGGTACGAATGATGCCTTCGCGTTCGAGGTTCTGGAAAGCACGAGCAACGGTGTTGGGATTGATCCGGAGATCGGCGGCGGTGCGGCGCGTGGAAGGCAGCGGGTCGCCGGCGTGCAGGACTCCGGAGGCGATCGCCTGCTTGATCTGCTGCTCCAGCTGCAGATAGACAGGAACACCGGAGCTCGCGGAGATGCGCAGCGACAGCATGACCGTACTAATACAATAATACGGTCAAGGAATGCAACCCTGTTTTTGCGCAGTTAGAGGACGTATGTCCTATAGAGCGAGCACGGAACCGAGCCCTGCAGGGGCGCGCCATCATAGCTTTTTGTCTATTCCCGCCACAGAACCGTCATCCTGAGCGAAAGCGTCCCGGCCTTTGGGCGCGGAGTCGAAGGACCCCGAGGATTGCAGTCTTGCCCATGCCGTCGGACCTTTTCCACTTCAAGCGCTCGAGCCTGCGCCTTCGTGCTGGAGAAGGTCCCAACATCATAGGCAAGATCAAATCCCTCGGGGTCCTTCGACTCCGCACCTCGCAAAAGCGCGAGGCGCTTCGCTCAGCGACTGTCTGTGCTGTCAAGAGAGGGTTATGGGAAAGCGGAAAACGATGAAGCCGTTTCCCTCTTTCCCACAACCTCTGCGGTTGTTGGGATTGAGTTAGACGGGGAGCGGTGGTGTTTGGAACTGTTGGCGAACTTGTCTGGCTTTGGCGTTGAGTCGTACGAGGAGTTTGTGAGCCAAGGCGATACGAACGACCTTAGGGGGTTTGCCAGCGTCGCGGAGCCGTTGCTGAAAGGCGATGAAGTCGGGTTCGTGACGGCCTACGACGCTGGCGACGATGAAGAGGATTTCGCGGATGGAGGGGCGTCCGCCACGCACCACACGCCTGCCTTCGCGTTTTCCGCTGTCGCGGGCCAGGGGAGCGAGCCCGGCCAACTTGGAGAT encodes:
- a CDS encoding vitamin B12-dependent ribonucleotide reductase: MAKTITAATPVQNGKQAAMASTRTSSARGLEFSRHFTKPGISPFDELTWELRDAVIQDYKGKLIFEQKNVDVPSDWSMTATNIVASKYLHGRIGTPERETGVRALITRVSESIRDWGLRDGYFASEEDASIFFDELAHLLLNQKAAFNSPVWFNVGCDRLEPNSDAQNWHWDATQGEVAFSVTGYTRPQCSACFINSVNDSLDSILTLAKTEGMLFKWGSGAGSNLSAIRGSMETLSGGGTASGPLSFMRGFDAFAGVIKSGGKTRRAAKMVILNVDHPDVEDFIQCKVKEERKAWSLMQAGYDGSGPDSEAFTSIFFQNANNSVRVTDEFMQAVENDGMFTTRTVKDKQPVKEIRARDLMHQIAEATWQCGDPGMQYDTTINRWHTSKNTARINASNPCSEYMFLDDSACNLASFNLLKFLTPGGQFDIPSYRHAVAVLTTAMEIIVDAAGYPTEQIAKNSHDYRPLGLGYANLGALLMDRGLPYDSDAGRAYAATLTAILCGDAYAQSARIAGDCPPLGAATPLTQQTGVQGGACPGFYVNREPFLDVIRMHRAEVNNIDKSLKSSKEPFVAPQLEELKAASQNAWDTALALGEKHGYRNSQVTVLAPTGTIGFMMDCDTTGIEPDLALVKYKKLVGGGMIKIVNNTVPGALFKLGYKESEVEGIVNYIDATGTIEGAPSLKPEHLAVFDCSFKPAKGTRTIAWTGHVKMMSATQPFLSGAISKTVNLPNDCSVDDIAEAYTEAWRLGLKAVAIYRDNSKGTQPLNVAAQTDADKKGTSVDSTKVNEEVTISAAALAASQAETATVKQQVAALEAKLTALLLSSTQNADALDAQAPPRAMRHRLPAERASITHKFSLSGHEGYVTVGLYPNGVPGEIFIRMAKEGSTISGLMDSFATAISMCLQHGVPLKLLCEKFAHTRFEPSGWTGNEQIGYAKSIMDYLFRWMQLRFLSGTQLDLFAGLKPASDAVLSTGAPQTPVFASAHASESAEPAQHTMLGEAFERNDRTPPQQGIAPDLTANSGLTAEGAGPGILATADRGVYHAAEAMKDLYDMGDAPSCGTCGSIMTRNGSCYRCMECGSTSGCS
- a CDS encoding ABC transporter ATP-binding protein encodes the protein MTTFALQTHSLVKTYGTGRKQIRAVDGLSLNVPEGSIYGLLGRNSAGKTTTLRMAMGLARPTSGSIEVFGLNPAQDPERVKVLQQVGYVPEDKALTSSLTVHKLLELNRAFYPDTWSDALARKVCDRLELPFNTVLARASLGNKTKAALAAAIAQRSRLLILDEPTTGLDPVVLDSLLRLLVEDCTAEGRTIFLSTHQLPEIEQIADHIGIMDRGKVLLEGPLDDIRASFRRFTVTGAALPARSESILSTRKEAHATFYVVQRNPEAFAAELTRNGAEILDSSPLSLNEIFLELCRTAEGREEA
- a CDS encoding GntR family transcriptional regulator, whose protein sequence is MLSLRISASSGVPVYLQLEQQIKQAIASGVLHAGDPLPSTRRTAADLRINPNTVARAFQNLEREGIIRTVPGGGTFVASLTALGPGLLKAEKLRRLRPHVAQLAVEASQLRLSSADLHKLLDSELQELEQSRRTHASPSSEDPAGNP